The Thermoleophilaceae bacterium genome has a segment encoding these proteins:
- the cysS gene encoding cysteine--tRNA ligase yields the protein MRTIRLHDTLTGEERPLEPRDPGKAGIYACGPTVYSRIHVGNARPYVVYSLLKRFLEHEGYDVTLVVNVTDVNDKIYAAAREHDVTSEELAREMTAHYVDHTDRLGLGRPDSEPLASETIDGIVDLIQALLDGGHAYESGGDVYFRVASHEGYGKLSNRELDDMDQGEEDSRVTMALKESPHDFALWKAQKPGEDTAWDAPWGRGRPGWHIECSAMAEHILGLDFDIHGGGSDLIFPHHENEIAQTEAGRGRPLARLWMHNGMIRIEGEKMAKSVGNIFQLSEALDTYGRDTLVMYLVGGHYRKPLAFSPDALTDASARVDRVREFCRRLDPDAPQPDALAPFEQRFFDRLADDFDTAGACRGELFGWIAEGNRRLDGGETLGVGAFRDMLWALGLEGLLDCSAEEVPAEVRRLVDERQAARDARDFETADAKRDESAALGWVVRDTPEGPRIERA from the coding sequence ATGCGCACGATCCGCCTGCATGACACGCTCACCGGTGAGGAGCGCCCGCTCGAGCCGCGCGACCCCGGCAAGGCGGGCATCTACGCCTGCGGCCCCACGGTGTACTCGCGCATCCACGTCGGCAACGCCCGGCCCTACGTGGTCTATTCGCTGCTCAAGCGCTTCCTCGAGCACGAGGGCTACGACGTCACGCTGGTGGTCAACGTCACCGACGTCAACGACAAGATCTACGCCGCCGCGCGGGAGCATGACGTCACCAGTGAGGAGCTGGCGCGAGAGATGACCGCCCACTACGTCGACCACACCGACCGCCTCGGCTTGGGCCGCCCCGACTCAGAGCCGCTGGCCAGCGAGACGATCGACGGAATCGTGGACCTCATCCAGGCACTCCTCGACGGGGGCCACGCCTACGAGTCCGGAGGCGACGTGTACTTCCGCGTGGCGTCGCACGAGGGCTACGGCAAGCTCTCCAACCGGGAGCTCGACGACATGGACCAGGGGGAGGAGGACTCGCGGGTCACGATGGCGCTCAAGGAGAGCCCGCACGACTTCGCGCTGTGGAAGGCCCAGAAGCCGGGTGAGGACACGGCGTGGGACGCGCCCTGGGGGCGCGGGCGCCCGGGCTGGCACATCGAGTGCTCCGCCATGGCCGAGCACATCCTCGGCCTGGACTTCGACATCCACGGCGGCGGCTCCGACCTGATCTTCCCCCACCACGAGAACGAGATCGCCCAGACCGAGGCCGGGCGCGGCAGGCCGCTCGCCCGGCTCTGGATGCACAACGGGATGATCCGCATCGAGGGCGAGAAGATGGCCAAGTCGGTGGGCAACATCTTCCAGCTGAGCGAGGCACTCGACACCTATGGGCGCGACACGCTGGTCATGTACCTCGTGGGCGGCCACTACCGCAAGCCGCTGGCCTTCTCGCCCGACGCCCTCACCGATGCCTCCGCGCGCGTGGACCGAGTGCGCGAGTTCTGCCGCCGGCTCGACCCGGACGCGCCGCAGCCGGATGCGCTGGCGCCGTTCGAGCAGCGCTTCTTCGACCGCCTGGCTGATGACTTCGACACCGCGGGCGCCTGCCGGGGCGAGCTGTTCGGCTGGATCGCCGAGGGCAATCGCCGCCTCGACGGCGGGGAGACGCTCGGCGTGGGCGCGTTCCGCGACATGCTCTGGGCGCTGGGCCTCGAGGGCCTGCTCGACTGCTCCGCGGAGGAGGTGCCGGCCGAGGTCCGCCGCCTGGTGGACGAGCGCCAGGCGGCACGCGACGCCCGCGACTTCGAGACCGCGGACGCCAAGCGCGACGAGTCCGCGGCGCTCGGCTGGGTTGTGCGCGACACCCCGGAGGGCCCGCGCATCGAGCGGGCATAG
- the ispF gene encoding 2-C-methyl-D-erythritol 2,4-cyclodiphosphate synthase: protein MSARSGIGYDSHRFVEGRPLILGGLEIPAERGLAGHSDADVLTHAVIDALLGAAGLGDIGQHFPDTDTKWAGADSTALLAHVLELLEDLGYRPLHVDATVICEAPELGGFREDIRETLGGALGLGPAGASVKFTTNEGMGFVGRGEGIAALAVATVDLAD, encoded by the coding sequence GTGAGCGCCCGCTCGGGCATCGGCTACGACTCCCATCGCTTCGTGGAGGGGCGCCCGCTCATCCTCGGTGGCCTGGAGATACCCGCCGAACGGGGCCTGGCAGGGCACTCCGACGCCGACGTGCTCACCCACGCCGTCATCGACGCGCTGCTGGGCGCCGCCGGCCTCGGAGACATCGGCCAGCACTTCCCGGACACCGACACGAAGTGGGCGGGCGCGGACAGCACGGCGCTGCTGGCCCACGTGCTCGAGTTGCTCGAGGACCTCGGCTACCGCCCGCTGCACGTGGACGCCACAGTCATCTGCGAGGCGCCCGAGCTGGGCGGCTTCAGGGAGGACATCCGCGAGACCCTGGGCGGCGCGCTCGGGCTGGGGCCCGCGGGCGCGAGCGTGAAGTTCACGACGAACGAGGGCATGGGCTTCGTGGGGCGCGGCGAGGGCATCGCTGCGCTCGCGGTGGCCACGGTGGACTTGGCCGACTAG
- a CDS encoding histidinol-phosphatase: protein MLTDYHVHLRPDDEDPDYRSAANVERYLDAARERGISELGVSEHVHRFSRALDVWQHPFWRAAATDDIEEYCRFVREETPLKLGIEADFVPGAEDRMAAMLDEQEWDYVVGSVHFLHDDAVDMAGDWDVWSTGGSPERVWRRYFETLGEAARSGMFDILAHPDLVKVWGSDRPVPDGDLRRFYDRAMDGIADSDVAIEVSTAGLRKPVGEIYPAPAFLELCLEAGRPVALSSDAHVPGHVGHRYERAVELLRSLGVSEIAVFDRRRRRMEPLG, encoded by the coding sequence ATGCTCACGGACTACCACGTCCACCTGCGCCCCGACGACGAGGACCCCGACTACCGCAGCGCGGCCAACGTCGAGCGCTACCTCGACGCGGCTCGGGAGCGGGGCATCTCAGAGCTCGGGGTGTCCGAGCACGTGCACCGCTTCTCCCGCGCCCTCGACGTCTGGCAGCACCCATTCTGGCGCGCCGCTGCCACCGACGACATCGAGGAGTACTGCCGCTTCGTGCGCGAGGAGACGCCGCTCAAGCTGGGCATCGAGGCGGACTTCGTGCCCGGCGCCGAGGACCGCATGGCCGCGATGCTCGACGAGCAGGAATGGGACTACGTGGTGGGCTCGGTCCACTTCCTGCACGATGACGCCGTGGACATGGCCGGCGACTGGGACGTGTGGAGCACGGGCGGCTCGCCGGAGCGCGTCTGGAGGCGCTACTTCGAGACGCTCGGCGAGGCGGCGCGCAGCGGGATGTTCGACATCCTGGCCCACCCGGACCTCGTGAAGGTCTGGGGATCCGACCGTCCCGTGCCCGACGGTGACCTGCGGCGCTTCTACGATCGCGCGATGGACGGCATCGCCGACTCGGACGTGGCCATCGAGGTGTCGACTGCCGGGCTGCGCAAACCGGTGGGGGAGATCTACCCCGCGCCGGCCTTCCTCGAGCTGTGCCTGGAGGCCGGGCGGCCCGTGGCGCTGTCCAGCGACGCGCACGTGCCCGGGCACGTGGGGCACCGCTACGAACGCGCCGTCGAGCTGCTGCGCTCGCTCGGGGTGTCCGAGATCGCCGTGTTCGACCGCCGCCGGCGCCGGATGGAGCCGCTGGGGTGA
- the ispD gene encoding 2-C-methyl-D-erythritol 4-phosphate cytidylyltransferase, with protein sequence MAVVGIVPAAGSGERLGAPGPKAFVPLRGRALLDWSIDALAEVCERVVVAVPPGWEEAPDRVLGGPSRSASVRLALAAAPEATVAVVHDAARPLVTPDLVRRCVDALDGTDGAIAAARVTDSMKEADGGGRVLRTLDRSVLWAIQTPQAFRADVLRRALDIDDEALAAATDDAALVEAAGGAVCIVEAPPENIKVTRPADLVIADVLMSA encoded by the coding sequence TTGGCCGTCGTCGGGATCGTTCCCGCGGCCGGCAGCGGAGAGCGCCTTGGGGCCCCGGGTCCCAAGGCGTTCGTCCCGTTGCGAGGCCGAGCGCTGCTGGACTGGAGCATCGACGCGCTCGCCGAGGTGTGCGAGCGCGTGGTGGTGGCCGTCCCGCCCGGCTGGGAGGAGGCGCCCGACCGCGTATTGGGCGGGCCGTCGCGCTCGGCGTCGGTGCGCCTCGCGCTGGCGGCCGCCCCCGAGGCCACCGTCGCCGTGGTGCACGACGCCGCGCGCCCGCTCGTGACGCCGGACCTGGTGCGCCGCTGCGTGGACGCGCTCGACGGGACGGATGGGGCCATCGCCGCCGCCAGGGTCACCGACAGCATGAAGGAGGCCGACGGCGGCGGCCGCGTGCTGCGCACCCTCGACCGCTCGGTGCTGTGGGCCATCCAGACCCCGCAGGCCTTCCGCGCGGACGTGCTGCGCCGCGCGCTGGACATCGATGACGAGGCGCTCGCCGCCGCCACCGACGACGCTGCGCTGGTGGAGGCCGCCGGCGGGGCGGTGTGCATCGTGGAGGCCCCGCCCGAGAACATCAAGGTCACCCGCCCGGCCGACCTGGTGATCGCCGACGTTCTGATGTCTGCCTGA
- a CDS encoding CarD family transcriptional regulator — protein MRPDRRRTEGGNTITEETLDGVEGLDVDREIPHIEYEIGDQVVYPHHGAGKVLKKELKEVLGERREYLTIQILHNDMTVMVPSENAGRAGLRRVIGDEAVEKVLAVLRDDVSEMPKNWNRRFKHNRDKIKTGDVYELAEVVRNLAIREVEKGLSTGEKQMYTRAKKILASELMYALDMEEDEAEEHLDSLIEDAHADRNGAAAAAK, from the coding sequence GTGCGCCCGGACCGGCGCCGGACTGAAGGAGGGAACACCATCACCGAGGAGACGCTGGATGGAGTCGAGGGCCTCGACGTCGACCGCGAGATCCCGCACATCGAATACGAGATCGGGGATCAGGTCGTCTACCCGCATCACGGGGCAGGCAAGGTCCTCAAGAAGGAGCTGAAGGAGGTTCTCGGCGAGCGCCGCGAGTACCTCACGATCCAGATCCTCCACAACGACATGACCGTGATGGTCCCGTCGGAGAACGCCGGCAGGGCCGGTCTTCGCCGCGTGATCGGGGACGAGGCGGTCGAGAAGGTCCTCGCCGTCCTCCGCGATGACGTGAGCGAGATGCCCAAGAACTGGAACCGGCGCTTCAAGCACAACCGGGACAAGATCAAGACGGGCGACGTGTACGAGCTCGCCGAGGTTGTGCGCAACCTCGCCATCCGCGAGGTCGAGAAGGGCCTCTCGACGGGCGAGAAGCAGATGTACACCCGCGCCAAGAAGATCCTCGCGTCCGAGCTGATGTACGCGCTCGACATGGAGGAGGACGAGGCTGAGGAGCATCTCGACTCGCTGATCGAGGACGCCCACGCCGACCGCAACGGCGCCGCCGCGGCGGCGAAGTAG
- the disA gene encoding DNA integrity scanning diadenylate cyclase DisA — MQVHSGDDVAEPNRQEPRLVRALEMIAPGTAVREGIDHIVQARTGALVCIGEQDELSFLYSGGIKLDIDYTPPFLYQLAKMDGAIILNTNCTKINWANVQLMPDPTILSLETGTRHRTAERVSKQTGALVIAISGSRDVVSLYLDGAKYILEDIPAILAKANQALATLDKYRSRLDQVSTRLTALEFEGGVTLHDVLTVLQRAELVTRMAVEIERYIVELGTEGRLIEMQLEEVMVGVAAEKAALVHDYLAEHSEESFALVLDSLARLTHQDLLDFGRLSELLGYDRKLNTLDHAASPRGYRILGRIPRLPKLVIQSIVREFGGLDEILAATDPELESVDGVGDMRAKDIREGLRRLQEINLVDRYLQT; from the coding sequence CGGGCACCGCGGTCCGCGAGGGAATCGACCACATCGTGCAGGCGCGCACGGGCGCCCTCGTCTGCATCGGCGAGCAGGACGAGCTGTCCTTCCTCTACTCGGGCGGCATCAAGCTCGACATCGACTACACGCCGCCGTTCCTCTACCAGCTGGCCAAGATGGACGGCGCGATCATCCTCAACACCAACTGCACGAAGATCAACTGGGCCAACGTGCAGCTCATGCCGGACCCCACGATCCTCTCGCTGGAGACCGGCACCCGCCATCGCACCGCCGAGCGCGTGTCCAAGCAGACCGGCGCGCTGGTGATCGCCATCTCCGGCAGCCGCGACGTGGTCTCGCTCTACCTCGACGGCGCCAAGTACATCCTCGAGGACATCCCGGCCATCCTCGCCAAGGCCAACCAGGCCCTGGCCACGCTCGACAAGTACCGCAGCCGCCTCGATCAGGTCTCCACCCGCCTCACCGCGCTCGAGTTCGAGGGCGGCGTCACTTTGCACGACGTGCTCACGGTGCTCCAGCGCGCCGAGCTGGTCACGCGCATGGCGGTCGAGATCGAGCGCTACATCGTGGAGCTGGGCACCGAGGGCCGGCTCATCGAGATGCAGCTGGAGGAGGTCATGGTGGGCGTGGCCGCCGAGAAGGCCGCTCTGGTGCACGACTACCTCGCCGAGCACTCCGAGGAGAGCTTCGCGCTCGTGCTGGACTCGCTCGCCCGCCTTACGCACCAGGACCTGCTCGACTTCGGGCGGCTGTCCGAGCTGCTCGGCTACGACCGCAAGCTCAACACCCTGGACCATGCCGCCTCGCCGAGGGGTTACCGCATCCTCGGCCGCATCCCCCGCCTCCCGAAGCTGGTCATCCAGAGCATCGTGCGGGAGTTCGGGGGCCTTGACGAGATTCTCGCCGCCACCGACCCGGAGCTGGAGTCAGTCGACGGCGTCGGTGACATGCGGGCGAAGGACATCCGCGAGGGCCTTCGCCGGCTGCAGGAGATCAACCTCGTGGACCGCTATCTGCAAACCTGA